One window of Centropristis striata isolate RG_2023a ecotype Rhode Island chromosome 23, C.striata_1.0, whole genome shotgun sequence genomic DNA carries:
- the bambia gene encoding BMP and activin membrane-bound inhibitor (Xenopus laevis) homolog a — MDRQSSFISIWLQLELCAMAVLLTKGEIRCYCDAPHCVATGYMCKSELNACFTKVLDPLNVNSPLTHGCLDPIVNAGDICSSSSRAADAISGVSALECCHDDMCNYRGLHDLAHTRDSTDHSRYQPDGSNRNLVTRVQELASAKEVWFRAAVIAVPIAGGLILVLLIMLALRMLRSENKRLQDQRQQMLSRLHYSFHGHHTKKGHVAKLDLECMVPVTGHENCCLTCDKMRQADLGNDKILSLVHWGMYSGHGKLEFV, encoded by the exons ATGGATCGTCAGTCCAGTTTCATTTCCATTTGGCTACAACTGGAACTCTGTGCCATGGCTGTTCTTCTTACTAAAG GAGAAATAAGGTGTTACTGTGACGCGCCGCACTGTGTGGCCACCGGATACATGTGCAAGTCAGAACTGAACGCCTGCTTCACCAAGGTCCTGGACCCGCTCAATGTAAACTCTCCCCTCACCCATGGCTGTTTAGACCCCATCGTGAACGCAGGGGacatctgcagcagcagctccagggcAGCAGACGCCATCAGCGGGGTCTCAGCGCTGGAGTGCTGCCACGACGACATGTGCAACTACAGAGGCCTGCACGACCTGGCACACACCAGAGACTCAACAG ATCATAGCCGGTACCAGCCGGACGGCAGCAACAGGAACCTGGTGACCCGGGTGCAGGAGCTGGCCTCGGCTAAAGAGGTGTGGTTCCGGGCGGCTGTGATCGCCGTCCCCATCGCCGGCGGCCTCATCCTGGTGCTGCTCATCATGCTGGCGTTGCGAATGCTGCGCAGCGAGAACAAGCGTCTGCAGGACCAGCGGCAGCAGATGCTGTCGAGGCTCCACTACAGCTTCCACGGCCACCACACCAAGAAGGGCCACGTGGCGAAGCTGGACCTGGAGTGCATGGTCCCCGTGACGGGCCACGAGAACTGTTGTCTGACCTGCGACAAGATGAGGCAGGCCGACCTGGGCAACGACAAGATCCTGTCTCTGGTTCACTGGGGGATGTACAGCGGACACGGCAAGCTGGAGTTTGTATGA